A section of the Osmia lignaria lignaria isolate PbOS001 chromosome 3, iyOsmLign1, whole genome shotgun sequence genome encodes:
- the Ubr3 gene encoding ubr3 ubiquitin ligase isoform X1 translates to MASTSNSSVQSLMNKGKRDAAAYIHAECSKLPLDSGCPEPLTELLDVLLNPSKAIDDWETIDWCKWLMAGGRTPDEFSNTVRMYDNATTCGLVWTPNFVAYRCRTCGISPCMSLCTECFKKGNHYSHDFNMFLSQAGGACDCGDASVMKEIGFCDRHGPKAAVDKSTAPSDLMCVAEVMMPRIILRLIQHLRENCKAGGSDFRVVIQNADGYLTMLLDLNKMGALMRHVMTSALTNPQKYRRLMDPTISTGQPEYDSYCQDSNQIYQDAMKSLPNPEPPDEYKGKECASLQENLEHTTFLEELMFWTVAYEFPQKLVCLLLNMLPDPDYKEALTRAFVLHYSRISMMLERSPDPDTLSNKIVHVSVQLFSNESLALRMVDQLKLLHVMVIALKYMMSKILIQNTLHDPDKNFHYVVDCERQVMKEHCYWPIVSDLNNVLSHKPIAVRFMSDDTLLEMWFDFLSMFQGILYVLLNIIVTYKYISMAVFFFTFIVGMNVNQRELSQHVEYESNTYYAAFSAELEASAYPMWALVSHLRGPESATFTRRVLTFCLTALQDWLDAINFTHPNVNDSLQVSFHLPLHRYFAVFMCQAVRQQGAVLNDLLPPTDMLHLLMMHPLRVQVAFYEIVNGLWVRNGLQIKGQIMTYIQCNFCNSMVDADLYLLQVCATKLQPDIFLKTVIEKFHIKEEMSLCLYRTSQSEYLDADHETPMLESCLTFLATLVNVRTNLGLSDPEMSRLEMVTLLCMGDKTHSQLMELMPERCGSTQNRDFEAVLADVAVYRAPNLEASGNMQQGMYGPQPRVWEELFDPLHVLLRVAQKGDFQMSMDRFTEYVKQSGKLKNSATPWPPFRHPAPVSPAYDDPRIVLRSRVFHAMILIILYKAVYGHNISEHVMALTIYLLEMAVVTAEIPDKSLNPLCQYNRDESSRVIKDMDLSGWYKSDNLSENLRTMISQVILVQESESNSSDSEFEWEIPGDMTEVGTSLMLNDGTDELSLEVLASLDGIIVRSSSPIPGLPQANDQYRMTIVPDDGIVAISDANSEDDLIPLQRALPPSTEESMALALESPPLPNNIGGQPALPPAPHRPAVMAGNGNVIIAAAQSAYSRLSNSRVTTTEIVPSTSNSHKHFKRRDAQGGPLQPQTVKVGESIISLLLKLHSQLSGVPDSYNPEQSGMSDNEASSSTATEPKECRIGDGPFFIAQLLNKIANLDPMCKDAINEARNKLWPRMQECEYKQREKEHREREERRRRAKERQQKLMAEFANKRKQFMEKAMKTGGKQIFSDEAGVSSMDWDQEENTAKLTSKKEYDCVICNQTSPSTEDKPMGLVVLVQATSVIGHERQQTERLPLPTSDDDPPIPKDDTRGAYFDRRMDELNRHFDTASWLLSVNLGWEGGVHVQTCGHHLHLDCLKSYLQSLRNQQRQQSLAVDSGEYLCPLCRQLANSFLPLSPQLGECAAVVQSRHASSGTILLELNNLLKEIQRNPISTNLAMAMGKAMEDMTSCTYLKYKQKNCSPSHQSLFLFVTSIARTNFEVELVQRGGSLCISPPTTIPLTPKRDCIVALLHVLAMHARVLTVWPVHHTWQQLSGLPTEPAAPLALTLHEKEVPLLLRDPTALLIQFILLLPLHMDQTYFSSVVKVIYNLLYYQVIVQISCGLTQAQRNTILRREYVERAPMSSETMLYRIIQYFNDSPLYRSDDIVYKPSTSSSNSYAGIKMHSIEQQIQSMCLPFLRIAALLRYHLYEEPLPLVRIPQTEFVRLVYYLELVSEGMDWNVFNSTVALNWQDSEASFTVPRLWCDQFLAFLNRSDVARNLIMEQHISWQVPKLLSLPREYEKIFTYYHERQCRQGHSIPQEISICLLCGAIVCLRQNCCKQMNVCEVVQHSIDCGGGTGIYLVVTSTYIVVIRGRRVCLWGSLYLDDFEEEDRDLKRGKPLYLSQDRYQLLEQQWLAHRFDHTKKTWVWHRDIL, encoded by the exons ATGGCCTCAACTTCTAACAGCTCAGTTCAATCACTGATGAACAAGGGCAAACGTGATGCAGCTGCTTATATTCATGCAGAATGTAGCAAATTACCCCTTGACAGTGGCTGCCCAGAACCTCTTACTGAACTATTGGATGTTCTTTTAAATCCTAGTAAAGCGATCGACGACTGGGAAACCATTGACTGGTGTAAGTGGTTAATGGCTGGTGGTCGTACGCCAGATGAATTTTCCAACACAG tAAGAATGTATGACAATGCTACAACATGTGGACTAGTTTGGACACCAAATTTTGTAGCTTACCGTTGTCGTACTTGTGGTATATCACCATGCATGTCTTTATGTACGGAATGCTTTAAAAAGGGCAATCATTATAGCCATGACTTCAACATGTTTCTCAGCCAAGCAGGAGGTGCATGTGATTGTGGTGATGCATCTGTTATGAAAGAAATAGG ATTTTGTGATAGACACGGCCCAAAAGCTGCTGTAGATAAGTCAACTGCACCTTCAGATTTGATGTGTGTAGCAGAAGTAATGATGCCTAGAATAATTCTTCGTCTTATTCAACATTTACGCGAAAATTG TAAAGCAGGTGGCTCAGACTTTAGGGTTGTTATCCAAAATGCAGACGGATATTTAACCATGCTTCTTGATTTAAATAAGATGGGTGCGTTAATGAGGCATGTCATGACATCGGCGCTTACAAATCCACAGAAGTATAGACGCCTTATGGATCCTACTATTTCAACTGGACAGCCAGAGTATGATAGTTATTGTCAGGATAGCAATCAAATATATCAAGATGCAATGAAATCTTTACCAAATCCAGAACCACCCGATGAATATAAAGGTAAAG AATGTGCATCGTTACAAGAGAACTTAGAACATACTACTTTCCTAGAAGAATTAATGTTCTGGACAGTTGCTTATGAATTTCCACAAAAATTAGTTTGCCTACTATTAAATATGTTACCAGATCCAGATTATAAAGAAGCACTTACTCGTGCATTCGTATTGCATTATAGTAGAATTTCAATGATGCTTGAACGTTCACCAGATCCTGATACTTTGAGTAATAAAATAGTTCATGTCAGTGTACAG CTATTTAGTAACGAAAGTCTAGCGCTAAGAATGGTGGATCAATTAAAATTGCTTCACGTCATGGTTATTGCATTAAAGTACATGATGAGTAAGATATTAATTCAGAATACTTTACATG ATCCAGATAAAAATTTTCACTATGTAGTAGACTGTGAACGACAAGTGATGAAGGAACATTGTTATTGGCCGATTGTATCAGACTTAAATAATGTTCTTTCGCATAAGCCTATTGCTGTTAGGTTTATGAGCGATGATACACTTCTAGAAATGTGGTTTGACTTCCTGTCTATGTTTCAAGGTATTCTTTacgttttattaaatataattgtaacgtataaatatatttctatggctgtttttttttttacatttatcgtAGGAATGAATGTAAATCAGCGAGAACTAAGCCAACACGTTGAGTACGAGTCTAACACATACTATGCGGCATTCAGTGCCGAGTTAGAAGCTAGTGCATATCCGATGTGGGCTTTAGTCTCCCATTTGCGTGGACCTGAAAGTGCAACTTTCACTCGTCGAGTTCTTACATTTTGTCTCACAGCGTTACAAGATTGGTTAGATGCTATAAATTTCACTCATCCAAATGTG AATGATAGTTTACAAGTGTCGTTTCATCTTCCACTTCATCGGTACTTCGCTGTATTTATGTGTCAAGCAGTGCGTCAACAAGGGGCTGTACTTAACGATTTATTACCACCAACCGATATGTTACACCTTCTGATGATGCATCCTCTGCGAGTTCAG GTGGCCTTCTATGAAATTGTAAATGGACTGTGGGTGCGAAATGGGTTGCAAATAAAGGGTCAGATAATGACATATATACAgtgtaatttttgtaattctATGGTAGATGCAGATCTTTATCTTCTACAAGTCTGTGCAACCAAGTTACAACCAGACATCTTTCTAAAAACAGTCattgaaaa gTTTCACATTAAGGAAGAAATGAGCCTTTGTTTATATAGAACATCTCAAAGTGAATACTTAGATGCAGACCATGAGACACCTATGCTAGAAAGTTGTTTGACATTCTTAGCTACATTGGTTAATGTTAGAACAAATCTAG gttTATCTGATCCTGAAATGTCTCGCTTAGAAATGGTCACTCTATTATGTATGGGCGATAAAACTCATAGTCAGCTAATGGAATTAATGCCAGAACGTTGTGGCAGTACTCAAAACAGAGATTTTGAAGCTGTATTAGCTGATGTAGCAGTATACAGAGCACCTAATCTTGAAGCTAGCGGAAATATGCAACAGGGGATGTATGGTCCTCAACCCCGTGTTTGGGAGGAATTATTTGACCCGTTACATGTCTTGCTAAGAGTAGCACAAAAAGGGGATTTCCAGATGTCAATGGATCGTTTTACCGAATA TGTAAAGCAGTcaggtaaattgaaaaatagcgCAACGCCATGGCCACCATTTAGGCATCCCGCTCCTGTTTCACCTGCCTACGATGATCCACGAATTGTATTAAGATCTAGAGTCTTTCATGcaatgattttaataattttgtataaagcTGTGTATGGACATAACATATCAGAACATGTAATGGCGCTGACTATTTATTTACTAGAAATGGCAGTAGTTACTGCAGAGATACCTGACAAATCG ttgaATCCTTTGTGTCAGTATAATAGAGATGAATCATCTCGGGTAATAAAAGATATGGATTTATCTGGTTGGTACAAGAGTGATAATTTGTCTGAGAACCTGAGGACAATGATATCTCAAGTTATTTTAGTTCAAGAATCCGAATCAAATAGCTCAGACA gtGAATTTGAATGGGAAATTCCGGGAGACATGACTGAAGTTGGAACTTCACTCATGTTGAATGATGGAACAGATGAACTTTCTTTAGAAGTTTTGGCATCTTTAGATGGTATTATCGTGCGTAGCTCCTCTCCTATACCTGGTTTACCACAAGCAAACG ACCAGTATCGTATGACTATTGTACCTGACGATGGAATCGTTGCTATATCAGATGCTAATAGTGAAGATGATTTAATACCTCTACAAAGAGCTTTGCCACCATCCACCGAAGAATCCATGGCCCTTGCCCTTGAATCACCTCCTTTACCAAACA ACATCGGAGGACAACCTGCGTTACCACCTGCGCCTCATCGGCCCGCCGTTATGGCTGGTAATGGTAATGTAATAATAGCCGCTGCTCAAAGTGCGTACTCACGGTTAAGTAATTCGAGAGTGACAACGACAGAAATTGTACCATCTACATCGAATTCTCACAAACACTTCAAAAGGAGAGATGCACAA ggtGGCCCGTTACAACCGCAAACAGTAAAAGTGGGCGAGAGTATAATTTCGTTGTTATTGAAATTACATTCACAGCTATCAGGTGTTCCGGATAGTTACAATCCCGAACAAAGTGGAATGTCAGATAACGAAGCCAGTAGTAGTACAGCTACAGAACCAAAAGAGTGTAGGATCGGTGACGGACCATTCTTTATCGCGCAGCTACTAAATAAAATAGCAAATTTGGATCCTATGTGTAAGGATGCTATAAACGAAGCTAGAAACAAATTATGGCCTCGTATGCAGGAGTGTGAATACAAGCAACGAGAGAAGGAACATCgggaaagagaggagagacgAAGGCGGGCAAAAGAACGGCAGCAAAAATTAATGGCTGAATTTGCCAATAAACGAAAACAGTTCATGGAAAAAGCTATGAAAACAG GaggaaaacaaatattttcagaTGAGGCAGGAGTATCTAGTATGGATTGGGATCAAGAAGAAAATACAGCTAAATTGACTAGCAAAAAGGAATACGATTGCGTTATTTGCAATCAAACTAGTCCTAGTACTGAAGATAAACCTATGGGTCTTGTTGTATTGGTTCAGGCAACAAGTGTTATTGGTCATGAGCGACAGCAAACAGAGAGATTACCCTTACCTACTTCCGACGATGACCCTCCTATACCAAAGGATGATACACGGGGTGCCTATTTTGATCGTAGAATGGATGAACTTAATCGTCATTTCGATact GCTTCGTGGCTGTTGTCCGTCAATTTAGGGTGGGAAGGTGGAGTTCACGTTCAAACATGTGGACACCATTTACATTTAGATTGTTTGAAATCATATTTACAATCCCTTCGCAATCAACAAAGACAGCAAAGTCTAGCAGTGGATAGCGGCGAATATCTGTGCCCGCTTTGTCGTCAGTTAGCAAACTCATTTCTTCCACTTTCTCCGCAGTTAGGAGAATGTGCAGCAGTTGTACAATCTCGTCATGCCTCTTCTGGCACGATACTTTTGGAGTTAAATAATTTGTTGAAAGAGATACAACGAAATCCA ATCTCGACGAATTTAGCCATGGCAATGGGCAAAGCCATGGAGGATATGACGAGTTGCACATACTTAAAGTATAAACAAAAGAACTGTTCTCCTAGTCACCAAAGTTTGTTCCTTTTCGTAACTTCTATAGCTCGAACTAATTTCGAAGTTGAACTCGTTCAGCGTGGTGGGTCGTTGTGTATCTCTCCGCCCACGACGATACCTTTAACACCAAAACGTGATTGCATTG ttGCACTTCTTCATGTTCTGGCAATGCATGCAAGAGTATTGACAGTGTGGCCTGTACATCATACTTGGCAGCAATTATCTGGACTACCTACCGAACCAGCAGCTCCACTTGCGTTAACGTTACACGAGAAAGAAGTTCCTTTACTTCTCAGAGATCCAACTGCTCTTCTTATACAGTTTATATTATTACTTCCTTTGCACATggatcaaa cgTATTTCTCTAGTGTGGTAAAGGTAATCTACAACTTATTGTACTATCAGGTAATAGTACAAATAAGCTGTGGTCTCACGCAAGCACAAAGAAATACAATCTTAAGGAGAGAATATGTCGAACGCGCTCCCATGTCTTCGGAAACTATGCTCTACAGAATAATCCAATATTTCAACGACAGCCCGCTCTATCGTTCGGATGATATCGTATACAAACCATCGACATCGTCGTCAAATTCGTACGCAGGAATTAAAATGCATAGTATCGAGCAACAG ATACAATCTATGTGTTTACCATTCCTACGAATAGCTGCATTGCTCCGTTATCATTTGTACGAAGAACCATTGCCTTTAGTTAGGATACCACAGACTGAATTTGTGAGATTAGTATATTATTTGGAATTAGTGTCGGAGGGTATGGATTGGAATGTCTTTAATTCCACGGTAGCTTTGAACTGGCAAGATTCAGAAGCAAGTTTCACGGTACCACGTTTATGGTGTGACCAGTTTCTGGCTTTTTTGAATCGAAGTGACGTAGCTAGAAATTTGATAATGGAGCAACACATATCGTGGCAGGTACCGAAGTTACTTAGTCTTCCAAGGGAATACGAGAAGATTTTCACG TATTATCATGAACGACAGTGCCGTCAAGGTCACTCGATTCCCCAAGAGATTAGTATCTGTTTGTTATGTGGTGCCATTGTTTGTCTGAGACAAAACTGTTGCAAACAGATGAATGTATGTGAAGTTGTTCAA CATTCAATTGACTGCGGAGGTGGTACTGGTATATACTTAGTTGTAACATCAACTTATATCGTTGTAATACGGGGTCGGCGAGTTTGTTTATGGGGATCTTTGTATCTCGATGATTTTGAAGAGGAAGATAGAGATCTGAA ACGCGGAAAACCATTATACCTAAGTCAAGATAGATATCAATTACTCGAACAACAGTGGTTAGCACATAGGTTTGATCATACGAAAAAAACATGGGTATGGCATCGTGACATACTGTGA